One Phoenix dactylifera cultivar Barhee BC4 chromosome 8, palm_55x_up_171113_PBpolish2nd_filt_p, whole genome shotgun sequence genomic window carries:
- the LOC103695825 gene encoding uncharacterized protein LOC103695825 has product MACMVIQSWTLSTLVGAYLDLALAYLFLCASALTFFASKFLAFFGLALPCPCNGLFGQPRCLQRLLVDYPPNKIAAVHMSLRRRFPFDCPHCNHGYDVGFLTDGGAEESSGSTSDDTLNSNKRASQEDVKDEGCLFGERPPSSPHRRRCRRPPLSPRARSPRASPTPPPHLAGCQGEVNPRMSFSIDGQVQLGVSEERDGLHLYEIWQVILYSIVGECIGLDKGTASDTECNFMEKDASAGGQEVSGSEGNVTTVTRNLQRALKKEQSAHAALSVELKKERSAAATAADEAMAMILRLQKEKAEIEMEARQYRSIVEEKSAFDGEEMVILKEIIVRRERENHVLEKEVNAYRQMILSGGEQQADIDLHDMTQLMEQKPGSSSEPLDDPMQQINASVDKKEEVNSMFHEADDTGPLVGDRQNCTTGFGKECMFENNLGHSIHGYVEQDDEMKWLQEEILARRDEQNIEIQEKGMVALHEVTSHLTDEDGARIREIEMRLPLGQLDREKGQNSCHRRSGLTQSEAEVCIHDVHVIEDKTHLGDKRYLRERGVPRDDNVKNELYRTRSVDRSTSNKATGWGAGKLNICRSCSDVTQMGQMMGGFCEKASCFDLRRRSVSAVDYERFILESEVELLRERLKIIQQGREQMSFSIERKKESDQLPFSKEISRQLQELKQVPKPEKRFRQASLPPKSSKVRH; this is encoded by the exons ATGGCTTGCATGGTGATCCAGAGCTGGACCTTGTCCACCCTCGTGGGGGCATACCTCGACCTGGCCCTCGCCTACCTCTTCCTTTGCGCCTCCGCCCTCACCTTCTTTGCGTCCAAGTTCTTGGCTTTCTTCGGCCTCGCCTTGCCATGCCCATGCAATGGCCTCTTCGGCCAGCCACGCTGCCTCCAACGCCTCCTCGTCGACTACCCTCCCAACAAAATCGCGGCGGTCCACATGTCTCTGCGCAGACGATTCCCCTTTGATTGCCCTCACTGCAACCACGGCTATGACGTCGGCTTCTTGACAGATGGCGGCGCGGAGGAGTCGAGTGGATCCACTTCTGACGATACCCTCAACTCCAACAAGAGAGCCTCCCAAGAAGATGTCAAGGATGAGGGGTGTCTTTTTGGAGAGAGGCCACCGTCGTCCCCTCACCGGCGGCGATGCCGGAGGCCTCCTCTCAGTCCCCGAGCGAGGTCTCCCCGAGCCTCGCCCACTCCGCCACCGCACTTGGCGGGTTGCCAAGGGGAGGTCAATCCCCGTATGTCCTTCAGCATCGATGGCCAGGTCCAACTGGGAGTGTCTGAAGAGAGAGATGGTCTTCACCTTTACG AAATTTGGCAAGTTATCTTGTACTCCATTGTAGGTGAATGCATTGGATTAGACAAAGGAACTGCTTCTGATACTGAATGTAATTTTATGGAGAAGGACGCATCGGCTGGCGGTCAAGAGGTAAGTGGATCTGAGGGAAATGTGACTACTGTTACAAGAAATTTGCAACGGGCGCTTAAAAAAGAGCAGTCTGCTCATGCTGCCCTCTCTGTGGAATTGAAGAAAGAGAGGAGCGCTGCTGCTACAGCTGCGGACGAGGCCATGGCAATGATACTGCGCCTCCAGAAGGAAAAGGCGGAAATTGAGATGGAAGCTCGGCAGTACCGAAGTATTGTTGAAGAGAAATCTGCTTTCGATGGAGAAGAGATGGTGATTCTTAAGGAGATCATTGTGAGGCGGGAAAGAGAGAATCATGTCTTAGAGAAAGAAGTTAATGCTTATCGGCAAATGATACTTAGTGGTGGCGAGCAGCAAGCTGACATTGATCTGCATGATATGACACAGCTGATGGAACAGAAGCCTGGTTCTTCATCTGAGCCATTGGATGACCCTATGCAACAGATCAATGCATCTGTTGACAAGAAGGAAGAGGTGAACAGTATGTTCCACGAGGCGGATGATACTGGGCCTTTGGTTGGTGATAGGCAAAACTGCACTACTGGTTTTGGCAAAGAATGCATGTTTGAAAATAACTTAGGCCATTCAATTCATGGGTATGTTGAGCAGGATGATGAAATGAAGTGGCTTCAAGAAGAAATCTTGGCTCGTAGAGATGAACAGAACATCGAAATCCAGGAGAAGGGCATGGTGGCATTGCACGAGGTTACCTCTCatttgactgatgaagatggtgCAAGGATAAGAGAAATTGAGATGAGACTTCCTTTAGGTCAATTAGATAGGGAGAAAGGTCAAAATTCTTGTCACAGACGTAGTGGTTTAACTCAGTCTGAGGCTGAAGTATGTATCCATGATGTACATGTCATTGAAGACAAAACCCATTTGGGGGACAAGAGATATTTAAGGGAAAGAGGTGTACCTCGGGATGATAATGTGAAGAATGAACTATATCGAACTAGGTCTGTTGATCGTTCAACTAGCAACAAAGCTACAGGATGGGGTGCTGGGAAACTAAACATTTGTAGAAGTTGCTCAGATGTAACACAGATGGGGCAAATGATGGGCGGTTTTTGTGAGAAAGCTTCATGCTTTGATTTGAGGAGGCGTTCCGTGTCTGCAGTTGACTATGAAAGGTTTATACTAGAAAGTGAAGTTGAGCTCTTAAGGGAAAGACTAAAGATCATACAACAAGGAAGAGAACAGATGAGCTTTTCTATAGAGCGCAAGAAGGAATCTGACCAGTTGCCGTTCTCGAAGGAAATATCACGTCAACTTCAAGAGCTCAAGCAAGTACCAAAACCTGAAAAAAGGTTTCGCCAGGCTTCTTTGCCACCTAAATCATCCAAGGTACGGCATTAA